The nucleotide window TCGCTTTCATCGGGAGTGTGGTGCGACCGTCCTCGGTGCGGATCTCACCGAGTAGATCTCGGACCCACGCATACAGGTGAGCGAAATGGTATGAGCACCGGTTGATCTCGTCCATACCGTGGATGCGGTACCCGACCGGATACCGCGTCCTGGTGATGGCGACTCGCCAACCGCGCTGATGGACTGACCTGATGCCCGATCCCCGACTTCGTCCGGATGAAGCGACCCGACGCCCCTCAGACACCACCCCGACAACGGGATTCGTCGAGCCAGTTGGCTCGCACGCATCGGTCATCCTCGTCCTGTGCTGCGGTGGGTTGCTCGCCTCGTTCCTGGCCACAGCACTGGTCCCGGTGGCCGGCTCGATCGGCGATCAACTCGGCGTCAGCGCGACGAGCGGCGCCTGGGCCCTGACGTCCACATTTCTCGCAGCCGCGGCCAGCACCCCCATCGCGGGACGTGCGGCGGATCTCGTCGGGGAGCGCAGGGTGCTCACCGCCCTGGTGTTGATCATGGCCGCCGGTTCGATCATCAGCGCCGTCTCCGACGACCTCGCACCGATGGTCGCCGGCCGCACCCTGCAGGGGTGTGGCGCAGGCGTGATCCCGGTCGGCATGAGTGTGATCCGCCGGGTTCTGGGCCCGGAACGGATGGCGACCGGTGCATCGACGATGTCGGTCGCGGTCGGACTCGGCGGCGGGGCCGGTCTGCCATTGGCTGCCTGGGTCATCGAGGACTTCGGGCTGTCGATGCTGTTCTGGGGTGCCGGTTGCGTGGCGCTCCTGCTGGGCGTCGCATTCCGGGTGGCCCTCGCGCCCGATGCATCCCGGCCGCGTGAATCGTTCGACGCCATCGGCGCCGTGGGTGTGGTCGTGTTGCTGCTGTGTGGGCTGATCCCGGTGGCACAGGGCGCGCGATGGGGTTGGACGTCCCCGCCGGTGCTGGGGCTACTCGGGGCGGGTGCCCTGACGGCGGTGATCTGGGTTCCCTACGAGTTGCGTCGTCGCTGGCCGCTCGTCGACATCCGGGCGGCACGAATGCCTGTCATCGTGGTGGCGAACCTCTGCTCGGCACTCGTCGGGGTCATGTACATGCTCGGCACCTTGACTGCTTCCCATCTCCTGCAGACCTCCGCGGTTCCGCCTTTCTCGGGAATGGGCCAGTCGACTCTGACCGCCGGTGTGCTCCTGACCCCGGGGGGACTGTCGATGCTCGTGAGCACACCACTGGCCGCCCGGCTGATCCGGCTGACGAACGTGTCGGCGACGCTGATGGCCGCAGCCGTGGTCGCCGGTACGGGGTTTGTGCTGCTGCTCCTGTGGCACGCCGCGGCCTGGCAGGTCTCGGCGGCGATGACGGTGGTGTCCGCCGGCGTCGGTATGGCCATGACGGCTACACCGGTCATGATCTCGTCGTCCACTGCGGCCGGCCGGATGGCGGCGGCGCAGGCTCTCAACGTGGTGGCCAGGTTCGGCGGCACCGCGGTGGCCTCGGCTCTCGTCGTCGCGGTGCTGGACGCATTCGGAGACGGGCCGGTACCCGGGGTTCCGGCGGAGAGCGCCTACTGCGCCCTCTTCACCATCGGAACGGCGTTGGCCGTCGTCATCTGCGGCCTTGCGGCGTGCACGAGGCGCTGGACGGGCAAGGGTTTCATCACGACGTAACGCAGCCCGTGATCCGACACAGGATGGTAACGCGGGCGCAGCGAGCACCTCACACTCTCGGCGGAGTCTGCGCGGGGTGACGCAAATGAGGTAGCCGAAAGATTCACTGCCAGGCGGTATTCCGGTGAGTACGAGTTGCTGTTTGACTCTTCGTTCATGACCAGTCCACAGCCCGTCGACACCGATCAGACGATTCTGCGTTTGACCGGGATCGCCAAGCGTTTCGGTAATTCCATTGCGCTGGAGGATGTCTCGTTGGCCTTTCGGCGCGGGAGTGTCACTGCGTTGACCGGAGAGAACGGGTCCGGAAAGTCGACGATCGCCAGGATCATCGGGGGCCTGCTCACTCCCGACGCCGGCACAGTGGTCGTCGGCGGGGCGGTCCGCCGATTGCACGACCCGAATGCCGCACGCCGTCACGGAATCGCGCTGATCAGTCAGGAGCTGACTCTCGCAGCGGATCTCACCGTTGCCGAGAACATCTTCATGGGACGCCTTCCCTCCGGCGGGCCGGCGGTCATCTCCTGGCGGCGGATGCGCGCCGCAGCGGTCGAAGTGCTGGATGCGTGTGGAGTCGACGTCGATCCGCGTGCGCGGGTCGGTGACCTGCCCATCGAAACGCAACAACAGATCGAGATCGCGCGGGCGCTGTCGACGGACCCCGACGTCTTGATCCTCGACGAGGCCACCAGCTCGTTGTCGGAGAGGGCCGCCGATCGCCTCCTCGAGCTGGTGCGCGCCCAGCGCGCAGCCGGGACGAGCATCGTCATGATCACCCACCGGATGAACGAGATCTTCCGTGTCGCCGACACTGCTGCGGTTCTGCGGGACGGCCGCATCGTCGCCGAGCTCGCGGTGGCATCGACGACCGAGGACGAGATCGTCCGGCAGATGGTGGGTCGGGAACTGGGTGACTACTACGGAACTGCGAACCACACTGCGGATGTCCACGACCGGGTGCTGCACGCGTCCGCGCTCGCCGTGCCCGACAAAGGATTACATCCGGTCGAACTGTCCGTGGGTCGAGGGGAGATCGTCGGCGTCGCCGGTCTGGCGGGTTCGGGCAAGGAGACGCTCGGGCACGCCCTGGGCGGCGCGGTGCCGGCCACCGGCGACCTCAGCGTAGGTGGCGCAAAGGTTCTGATCGGGCGACCGGATCGCGTGCTGGACGGCGGAATAGGCTTCGTTCCCGAGGACCGCAAGTCCATGGGCCTCCTGCTGAACAGGTCGGTCGCCGAGAACTTCGCGCTCGCCTGGCGGTCGAAACTCTTTCGCAACGGTGTCCGGCGATTCTCGCTCGAAGGACGCCTGGTGGCCGATGCTGTCGCGCGGTTCGATGTT belongs to Gordonia sp. KTR9 and includes:
- a CDS encoding MFS transporter, whose protein sequence is MPDPRLRPDEATRRPSDTTPTTGFVEPVGSHASVILVLCCGGLLASFLATALVPVAGSIGDQLGVSATSGAWALTSTFLAAAASTPIAGRAADLVGERRVLTALVLIMAAGSIISAVSDDLAPMVAGRTLQGCGAGVIPVGMSVIRRVLGPERMATGASTMSVAVGLGGGAGLPLAAWVIEDFGLSMLFWGAGCVALLLGVAFRVALAPDASRPRESFDAIGAVGVVVLLLCGLIPVAQGARWGWTSPPVLGLLGAGALTAVIWVPYELRRRWPLVDIRAARMPVIVVANLCSALVGVMYMLGTLTASHLLQTSAVPPFSGMGQSTLTAGVLLTPGGLSMLVSTPLAARLIRLTNVSATLMAAAVVAGTGFVLLLLWHAAAWQVSAAMTVVSAGVGMAMTATPVMISSSTAAGRMAAAQALNVVARFGGTAVASALVVAVLDAFGDGPVPGVPAESAYCALFTIGTALAVVICGLAACTRRWTGKGFITT
- a CDS encoding sugar ABC transporter ATP-binding protein: MTSPQPVDTDQTILRLTGIAKRFGNSIALEDVSLAFRRGSVTALTGENGSGKSTIARIIGGLLTPDAGTVVVGGAVRRLHDPNAARRHGIALISQELTLAADLTVAENIFMGRLPSGGPAVISWRRMRAAAVEVLDACGVDVDPRARVGDLPIETQQQIEIARALSTDPDVLILDEATSSLSERAADRLLELVRAQRAAGTSIVMITHRMNEIFRVADTAAVLRDGRIVAELAVASTTEDEIVRQMVGRELGDYYGTANHTADVHDRVLHASALAVPDKGLHPVELSVGRGEIVGVAGLAGSGKETLGHALGGAVPATGDLSVGGAKVLIGRPDRVLDGGIGFVPEDRKSMGLLLNRSVAENFALAWRSKLFRNGVRRFSLEGRLVADAVARFDVRTASTQLAVSHLSGGNQQKIIIGRLFELELPVYVMCEPTRGIDVGARSAIYAMLREQAARGAAIVLISSELNELCGMCDRVLTMHRGRVVAEFVGRDVTEDNLNTAMVTGRRPQISA